ATTTTTTGTACTCTCACCTGTAAAAAATCCAAGCTCAGCATCAAATACGTTTTTACCGTTAAATTTAGCCTCTTTTACGCTATCATTCATAGCATTTCTTAGTGCGTTGATTTCGCCCTTTATGCCTTTTTGTTCATTTGCTGAGAGAGTAGGATTTGTAAGCTTACTTGAAAGCTCGCCTATTCTATCCGTACTTTTACTTAAATTTAAAAGCGTTGAATCAGCGATTTGAAGCATTCCAATCATGTCGTTTGCATTTGCCAAACCTTCGTTCAAGACATTTGTTTGCGAAAGCAAACTCTCTGTGATTTGCAAATTTGCACCTGATGCTTTGATCTCGCTATTTGCAGAGATAGCATTTAGCGCTTTCTTCTCGCTATTTTTTGCTTGATCTAAATAATAGTTTCCTGAAGCCTGGTTTGCAGTATAAGTTCCTAACTTCATAACAACTCCTTTTTAATAATTCGCTACCGATTCTACTATAAATTCTATAAAAAGTTGCAAAATCTTTATAAAATCTATTTTTCTTTACTCTTCTAGTCTTACTGCAACTGATTTTTTATGAGCAGTTAGCCCTTCAGCTTCGGCTAGCTGCATACATGATTTGCCAAGATGCATGATACCTTTTCTACTCACTGAAATAATAGAGCTTCGCTTCATGAAATTTTCAACTCCAAGCGGTGAGTAAAATCTCGCACTTCCGCCAGTTGGTAATGTGTGATTTGGCCCAGCTATATAATCTCCCATCGCTTCAGGTGTAAAGTGTCCAAAAAATATAGCGCCTGCATGAGTCACCTCATCCATATAGCTTAAAGCATCATTTGTGGCGATCTCTAGGTGCTCAACAGCAAGCTCATTCATGAGAGCAAAACACTCTTTTAGATCTTTTGCTACTATTATTGCAGCTTTATTTCTTATGCTTGCACCTGCAATCGCTTCACGTTTTAGTGTCTTTAGCTCATCTTCGATGTGTTTTTGCACCGCTCTTGCAAAAGCCTCTACCGG
The DNA window shown above is from Campylobacter concisus and carries:
- a CDS encoding flagellin, which translates into the protein MKLGTYTANQASGNYYLDQAKNSEKKALNAISANSEIKASGANLQITESLLSQTNVLNEGLANANDMIGMLQIADSTLLNLSKSTDRIGELSSKLTNPTLSANEQKGIKGEINALRNAMNDSVKEAKFNGKNVFDAELGFFTGESTKNINLGTNALLNVKDDGSNTGEILKNINSLRSEIGSTQNAVFRGINALAARSVANANSVENLDSSDIAKNLEENLQANLKLHAASLAKAHDTTSLAAKLDKLLAE